A DNA window from SAR86 cluster bacterium contains the following coding sequences:
- a CDS encoding acetyl-CoA carboxylase carboxyltransferase subunit alpha: MNGDYLDFEKPIEALESKLEELRNSPETDPEKISKEVNKLNDSIVLLTEKIFSNLSSWQSVQIARHAKRPHFLDYVTKICSHFDELHGDRRFGDDRAIIGGLATIGDHQVVLIGHEKGRSTEEKILHNFGMAQPEGYRKACRLMELAERFSLPVVTLIDTPGAYPGIESEERGQSEAIAYNLSVMSRLKTPIIVNIMGEGGSGGALAIAVGDKISMSEYSTYSVATPEACASIVWRDSDKAGDAAEAMQLSAQSILDLGLIDEIIKEPLGGAHRNPDYMANNLKGSIEKNILELRNIDISELTSKRYQRLMSYGSL; the protein is encoded by the coding sequence ATGAATGGAGATTATTTAGATTTCGAAAAACCTATAGAAGCTTTAGAGTCTAAACTAGAGGAGTTAAGAAACTCACCTGAGACTGATCCTGAAAAGATAAGTAAAGAAGTTAATAAATTAAATGATTCAATAGTTTTATTAACAGAAAAAATATTTTCTAATTTATCTTCGTGGCAGAGCGTTCAAATAGCTAGACATGCTAAGCGACCCCACTTTCTTGATTATGTAACAAAGATATGTAGTCATTTTGACGAATTACATGGAGATAGACGGTTTGGAGATGATAGAGCAATTATAGGGGGCTTAGCGACTATAGGTGATCATCAAGTTGTTTTAATTGGTCATGAAAAAGGAAGATCTACAGAAGAAAAGATACTTCATAATTTTGGAATGGCTCAACCAGAAGGATATAGAAAAGCTTGTAGATTAATGGAATTAGCAGAAAGATTTAGTTTACCTGTGGTAACTTTAATAGACACGCCTGGAGCTTATCCAGGAATAGAAAGTGAAGAGCGGGGGCAGAGTGAAGCAATAGCCTATAATTTGAGCGTTATGTCTAGATTAAAGACTCCAATTATAGTTAATATCATGGGAGAAGGTGGATCTGGAGGAGCTCTTGCAATAGCAGTAGGAGATAAAATTAGCATGTCTGAATATTCAACTTATTCTGTAGCAACTCCTGAAGCATGTGCTTCAATAGTATGGAGAGATTCTGATAAAGCTGGAGATGCTGCTGAAGCTATGCAGCTGAGTGCACAAAGTATTCTGGACCTCGGTCTTATAGACGAGATTATTAAAGAACCATTAGGAGGAGCTCATAGAAATCCTGATTACATGGCAAATAATCTTAAAGGCTCTATTGAAAAAAATATTTTAGAATTAAGAAATATAGATATAAGCGAACTAACAAGTAAAAGGTATCAACGACTCATGTCTTATGGTTCTTTATAG